From one Nycticebus coucang isolate mNycCou1 chromosome 14, mNycCou1.pri, whole genome shotgun sequence genomic stretch:
- the LOC128565899 gene encoding 39S ribosomal protein L42, mitochondrial-like, giving the protein MAGAALKWVISKRSILKHLFPIQNGALYCVCHKSTYSSLPDDYNCKVELALTSDGRTIVCYHPSVDIPYEHTKPIPLPDPVCNNEERHDQVLKTRLTEKSEHLEQGPMIEQLSKMFFTTKHRWYPRGQYHTRRKKLNPPKTDDTKVFRGIGEKCASDGI; this is encoded by the coding sequence ATGGCTGGAGCAGCACTAAAATGGGTGATATCAAAGAGAAGtatcttaaaacatttatttccaatCCAAAATGGAGCTTTATATTGTGTTTGTCATAAATCTACATATTCTTCTCTACCAGATGACTATAATTGCAAAGTGGAGCTTGCTTTGACATCTGATGGCAGGACAATAGTATGCTACCATCCTTCTGTGGACATTCCATATGAACACACAAAACCTATTCCTCTACCAGATCCTGTGTGTAATAATGAAGAAAGACATGATCAAGTGCTGAAAACCAGATTAACAGAAAAAAGTGAACACCTTGAACAAGGACCCATGATAGAACAACTTAGCAAAATGTTCTTTACTACTAAGCACCGTTGGTATCCTCGTGGACAGTATCACACTCGTCGTAAGAAACTGAATCCTCCAAAGACAGATGATACTAAGGTTTTCCGGGGAATCGGAGAAAAATGTGCCTCAGATGGCATTTGA
- the LOC128565897 gene encoding ubiquitin-like protein ISG15, which translates to MGWDLKVKMLGGQEFQVPLTNSTLVSDLKQQITQKMGIHTFQQRLVIHPSGVALQDKVPLVSQGLGPGSTVLLVVQSCDNPLSILVRNDRGRSTAYEIRLTETVASLKQKVCLQEHVQSDQFWLSFEGKPMEDNLPLGEYSLTPLCTVFMNLRLRGGGGRAGLPTSA; encoded by the exons atg GGTTGGGACCTGAAGGTGAAGATGCTGGGgggccaggagttccaggtgcCCCTGACCAACTCTACACTGGTGTCAGATTTGAAGCAGCAGATCACCCAGAAGATGGGTATACACACCTTCCAGCAACGCCTAGTCATTCACCCAAGTGGTGTGGCACTGCAGGACAAGGTCCCCCTTGTCAGCCAGGGCCTGGGCCCTGGCAGCACAGTCCTGCTGGTGGTGCAGAGCTGTGACAACCCCCTGAGCATCCTGGTGAGGAACGACAGGGGCCGCAGCACTGCCTACGAGATCCGGCTGACGGAGACCGTGGCCAGCCTCAAGCAGAAGGTGTGCTTACAGGAGCACGTGCAGAGCGACCAATTCTGGCTGAGCTTTGAAGGGAAGCCGATGGAAGACAACCTCCCTCTGGGGGAGTACAGCCTCACACCCCTGTGCACAGTGTTCATGAACCTGCGCCtgcgtgggggtgggggtagagcGGGGCTCCCCACCAGCGCCTGA